A stretch of Terriglobia bacterium DNA encodes these proteins:
- the pgsA gene encoding CDP-diacylglycerol--glycerol-3-phosphate 3-phosphatidyltransferase, with the protein MNLPNYITLSRIAAIPLIIWVLTTPYFSGKSAKEETLRVVLASGIFILASITDGLDGYLARRRGQITTMGMLLDPLADKLMIAACYITLLRLSPDIVNIWVVVLIIGREFLISGLRSIAASEGFTIEASELGKLKMVVQIVSVVATILALRWDTWYFNLRVFSFVLDVDLVARMAIWFMVAVSLISAVDYFWGFWKKIDKRVERRRRRPFILSRRKKKAMQEAEANNPAKAH; encoded by the coding sequence GTGAACCTGCCGAACTACATAACGCTCTCTCGGATTGCCGCTATCCCACTGATCATATGGGTGCTTACCACGCCCTACTTCAGCGGAAAAAGCGCCAAAGAAGAGACGCTGCGCGTGGTGCTGGCTTCCGGCATTTTCATTCTGGCCAGCATAACCGACGGCTTGGATGGTTATCTGGCGCGCCGTCGCGGCCAGATCACCACCATGGGCATGCTGCTGGATCCGCTGGCGGACAAGCTGATGATCGCCGCCTGCTATATCACTCTGCTCCGCCTTAGCCCCGACATCGTGAATATATGGGTGGTGGTGCTGATTATCGGCAGGGAATTCCTGATCAGCGGCCTGCGGTCGATTGCGGCATCAGAAGGCTTTACCATTGAAGCCAGCGAACTGGGCAAGCTCAAAATGGTGGTGCAGATTGTCTCAGTAGTGGCGACTATACTGGCCCTGCGCTGGGACACGTGGTATTTCAACCTGCGGGTATTCTCGTTTGTGCTAGACGTGGACCTGGTAGCGCGCATGGCCATATGGTTCATGGTGGCCGTGTCATTGATTTCGGCTGTGGATTACTTCTGGGGCTTCTGGAAGAAGATTGATAAAAGGGTGGAGCGGCGCCGGCGGCGTCCGTTTATCCTGAGTCGGCGCAAGAAGAAGGCGATGCAGGAAGCCGAAGCGAATAATCCAGCTAAAGCGCATTAA
- the ruvX gene encoding Holliday junction resolvase RuvX, whose protein sequence is MGLAVTDPLGITAQGIETLQRKNNRADFGRLERTIRQYEIKEIVLGNPLRMSGQEGTQSQKVAEFAEELRKRFQLPVHLWDERLTSAEANRLLRENEVSLKKRTQAVDRMAAVLILQSFMQSRSVL, encoded by the coding sequence ATGGGACTGGCCGTAACCGATCCGCTGGGCATTACCGCGCAGGGGATTGAGACGCTGCAACGCAAGAACAATCGCGCCGATTTTGGCCGGCTGGAGCGGACGATCCGCCAGTATGAAATCAAGGAAATCGTGCTGGGAAACCCGCTGCGTATGAGCGGACAGGAAGGCACGCAATCGCAGAAGGTGGCGGAGTTTGCGGAAGAGCTGCGCAAACGCTTTCAACTTCCGGTCCATCTCTGGGATGAGAGACTCACGTCAGCCGAAGCTAACCGCCTGCTGCGCGAAAACGAAGTAAGCCTTAAGAAGCGAACCCAAGCCGTGGACCGGATGGCCGCAGTGCTGATCCTGCAAAGCTTCATGCAGTCGAGAAGCGTCCTATAG
- the mltG gene encoding endolytic transglycosylase MltG — translation MLKFLFRTIVVLLVLACVLLAYGLLVPAGPTQQKLVQLKPGSSARRIAADLAHAGIIRSQYAFLAWHYLHGRKPLKAGEYAFDHRATAREVYDRIARGDIYFQTLVVPEGYNMFDIAAAIEEAQLGKREDFLKVARTDTALIKDLDPQAPSLEGYLFPDTYHFTRTQSLHDMAAAMVRRFRQAAKDVGLNQNFHSVVTMASIVEKETGAPEERPEVASVFYNRLDKHMVLATDPSVIYAALLNNRYNGVIHQSDLHFDSPYNTYRTAGLPPGPISNPGKASLQAALHPAQTDYLFFVSDNQGHHRFARTDSEHLANVQAYRRALAQAVNR, via the coding sequence ATGTTGAAGTTTCTCTTTAGGACGATTGTGGTGTTGCTGGTGCTGGCGTGCGTTTTGCTGGCATACGGCCTGCTTGTGCCCGCCGGGCCTACGCAGCAGAAGCTGGTGCAGCTTAAGCCCGGTTCTTCTGCGCGCCGCATCGCGGCTGATCTGGCGCATGCCGGAATCATCCGCAGCCAGTACGCGTTCCTGGCGTGGCACTATCTCCATGGACGCAAACCGCTGAAAGCCGGTGAGTATGCTTTTGATCATCGCGCTACCGCGCGAGAGGTGTATGACCGCATTGCGCGCGGCGATATTTATTTCCAGACGCTGGTTGTGCCGGAAGGCTACAACATGTTTGACATCGCGGCAGCGATTGAAGAAGCGCAACTGGGCAAGCGCGAAGATTTCCTGAAGGTCGCGAGGACTGACACGGCACTGATCAAAGATCTTGATCCGCAAGCCCCGAGCCTTGAAGGCTATCTGTTTCCAGACACATATCACTTCACGCGGACGCAGTCTTTGCATGACATGGCTGCGGCCATGGTGCGGCGCTTCCGCCAGGCAGCCAAGGACGTTGGCCTGAACCAGAATTTTCATTCGGTTGTGACAATGGCGAGCATCGTGGAAAAAGAGACAGGCGCGCCCGAAGAACGGCCGGAAGTTGCCAGCGTGTTTTACAACCGGCTGGACAAACACATGGTGCTGGCTACCGATCCGTCAGTGATTTATGCCGCGCTGTTGAATAACCGCTATAACGGCGTGATCCACCAGTCCGACCTGCACTTTGATTCACCGTACAACACCTACCGGACCGCCGGGCTTCCGCCAGGACCGATTTCCAATCCTGGAAAGGCGTCATTGCAGGCGGCGTTGCATCCGGCCCAGACCGATTACCTGTTTTTCGTGAGCGACAACCAGGGACACCACCGGTTTGCGCGCACTGATTCAGAACATCTTGCCAATGTGCAGGCCTACCGGCGGGCGCTGGCTCAGGCGGTAAACCGGTAA
- a CDS encoding ABC transporter permease codes for MNKMIVANLVHRPIRSIISIFAVAVEVTLILMIVGLAMGILDDNKARQVGIGADLTVRPPGSSNLAAFGGAPVPMRVADILRKQPHVVGVSPVVLQVTSTTNIEIIYGIDLESFQALGGPMRYLQGGPFQGPDDMIVDDLFAASNKVHVGDTVNVLNHAFKVCGVVPHGRGARRFIPITTMQDLIGAQNKASMFYVKLDDPINADAVVEQLKSIPGMESYNILSTSQWLAATSADKIPGLNLFIKIVIGIAVIIGFIVIFQSMYTAVMERTREIGILKSLGASKSYVVRVILRETLLLAVSGILVGYIISTIGQVSLVHQFPTLRVEPITLKWAIYAALIAIGGAMLGAVYPAFKAAQKDPIDALAYE; via the coding sequence ATGAACAAAATGATTGTGGCCAACCTGGTCCACCGCCCGATTCGATCTATTATTTCTATTTTTGCCGTGGCCGTAGAAGTCACGCTGATCCTGATGATCGTGGGATTGGCGATGGGAATTCTGGATGACAACAAGGCGCGCCAGGTAGGCATCGGCGCGGACCTCACGGTTCGGCCTCCGGGATCATCCAACCTGGCGGCATTCGGCGGCGCTCCGGTGCCAATGCGCGTGGCTGACATCCTGCGCAAGCAACCGCATGTCGTCGGCGTTTCGCCAGTGGTTTTGCAGGTGACTTCGACCACGAACATCGAGATCATCTATGGCATTGATCTGGAGTCATTCCAGGCGCTGGGCGGTCCCATGCGGTATCTGCAAGGCGGTCCATTTCAAGGGCCGGATGACATGATTGTGGACGATCTGTTTGCCGCAAGCAACAAAGTGCATGTGGGTGACACGGTGAACGTGCTGAATCACGCGTTCAAAGTTTGCGGCGTGGTGCCTCACGGACGCGGCGCGCGCCGGTTTATTCCCATTACCACCATGCAGGACCTGATTGGGGCACAGAACAAAGCTTCAATGTTCTATGTAAAACTGGACGATCCAATCAATGCCGATGCGGTGGTGGAGCAGCTCAAGAGCATCCCCGGCATGGAGAGTTACAACATTCTTTCCACCAGCCAGTGGCTGGCTGCGACCTCAGCGGACAAGATTCCAGGGCTGAACCTGTTTATCAAAATCGTAATCGGGATCGCCGTTATCATCGGCTTTATCGTGATTTTCCAGTCAATGTATACGGCGGTGATGGAGCGGACGCGAGAAATCGGGATATTGAAGTCTCTGGGCGCTTCCAAGTCGTATGTAGTGCGGGTAATCCTGCGGGAAACGCTGCTGCTGGCGGTCTCTGGGATTCTTGTAGGTTACATCATCAGCACAATTGGACAGGTGAGCCTGGTGCACCAGTTCCCGACATTGCGCGTGGAGCCGATTACCTTAAAATGGGCGATTTATGCTGCATTGATCGCGATTGGCGGGGCCATGCTGGGGGCAGTTTATCCGGCATTCAAGGCGGCGCAGAAAGATCCAATTGACGCGCTGGCGTACGAGTAA